Proteins encoded by one window of Arabidopsis thaliana chromosome 2, partial sequence:
- the GRL gene encoding transcription activator (GNARLED (GRL); CONTAINS InterPro DOMAIN/s: Nck-associated protein 1 (InterPro:IPR019137); Has 35333 Blast hits to 34131 proteins in 2444 species: Archae - 798; Bacteria - 22429; Metazoa - 974; Fungi - 991; Plants - 531; Viruses - 0; Other Eukaryotes - 9610 (source: NCBI BLink).) — protein sequence MANSRQYYPSQDESMSPTSVRSREWEGPSRWTEYLGPEMAASVSSTRSSKQIDGHVGGSTKALNIQWVVQMIEVADGLMAKMYRLNQILEYPDPVGHVFSEAFWKAGVFPNHPRICTLLSKKFPEHFSKLQLERIDKFSLDSLHDGAELHLQSLEPWIQLLLDLMAFREQALRLILDLSSTVITLLPHQNSLILHAFMDLFCAFVRVNLFAEKIPRKMLLQVYNLLHALSRNDRDCDFYHRLVQFIDSYDPPLKGLQEDLNFVSPRIGEVLEAVGPSIFLSADTRKLRNEGFLSPYHPRFPDILTNSAHPMRAQDLANVTSYREWVLLGYLVCPDELLRVTSIDIALVVLKENLVVTLFRDEYILLHEDYQLYVLPRVLESKKMAKSGRTKQKEADLEYSVAKQVEKMISEVHEQALQLCDTIHRERRILLKQEIGRMVLFFTDQPSLLAPNIQMVFSALALAQSEVLWYFQHAGIASSRSKAARVIPVDIDPNDPTIGFLLDGMDRLCCLVRKYISAARGYALSYLSSSAGRIRYLMGTPGIVALDLDPTLKGLFQRIVQHLESIPKAQGENVSAITCDLSDFRKDWLSILMIVTSSRSSINIRHLEKATVSTGKEGLLSEGNAAYNWSRCVDELESQLSKHGSLKKLYFYHQHLTTVFRNTMFGPEGRPQHCCAWLSVASSFPECASLIIPEEVTKFGRDAVLYVESLIESIMGGLEGLINILDSEGGFGALESQLLPEQAAAYLNNASRISAPSVKSPRVVGGFTLPGHESYPENNKSIKMLEAAIQRLTNLCSILNDMEPICVINHVFVLREYMRECILGNFKRRFLTALQTDNDLQRPSVLESLIRRHMGIVHLAEQHVSMDLTQGIREILLTEAFSGPVSSLHTFEKPAEQQQTTGSAVEVVCNWYMDNIIKDVSGAGILFAPRHKYFKSTRPVGGYFAESVTDLKELQAFVRIFGGYGVDRLDRMMKVHTAALVNCIETSLRSNRELIEAAAASMHSGDRVERDASVRQIVDLDTVIGFCIEAGQALAFDDLLAEASGAVLEDNASLIHSMISGIVEHIPEEIPEKKEIRRIKGVANGVGVAGDHDSEWVRLILEEVGGANDNSWSLLPYFFASFMTSNAWNTTGFNIETGGFSNNIHCLARCISAVIAGSEYVRLQREYQQQHQSLSNGHHSSENLDSEFPPRVTAEASIKSSMLLFVKFAASIVLDSWSEANRSHLVAKLIFLDQLCEISPYLPRSSLESHVPYTILRSIYTQYYSNTPSTPLSTASPYHSPSVSLIHASPSMKNSTTPQRGSGSGSSSTAAPDSGYFKGSSSSLYGQEHYTESETGNSRNNENNNNNKQRGSSRRSGPLDYSSSHKGGSGSNSTGPSPLPRFAVSRSGPISYKQHN from the exons ATTGATAAGTTTTCACTGGATAGCTTGCATGATGGTGCTGAACTTCACTTACAGAGCTTAGAGCCATGGATACAG CTGCTGCTCGACTTGATGGCATTTCGAGAACAGGCACTGCGGCTTATATTGGACCTAAGCAGCACTGTAATTACCTTGCTG CCTCATCAGAACTCACTTATTCTGCATGCATTCATGGATCTCTTTTGTGCATTTGTCCGAGTCAATCTCTTCGCAGAGAAG ATTCCTAGGAAAATGTTGTTGCAAGTCTACAACCTTCTGCATGCGCTATCAAGAAATGATCGAGACTGTGACTTTTATCACCG CTTGGTGCAATTCATAGACTCTTATGATCCCCCATTGAAAGGCTTACAAgaagatttgaattttgtcAGCCCAAGGATTGGAGAg GTCCTGGAGGCTGTAGGACCCAGTATTTTTCTATCTGCAGATACGAGGAAGTTGAGAAATGAGGGATTTTTAAGCCCATATCATCCTAGATTCCCAGATATACTTACAAATTCTGCTCATCCCATG AGAGCGCAAGATCTTGCAAATGTTACTTCGTACCGAGAGTGGGTGCTTCTTGGATATCTCGTTTGCCCCGACGAGCTTCTTCGTGTTACTAGCATTGATATCGCCCTG GTCGTGCTAAAGGAAAACTTAGTCGTGACGTTATTCCGGGATGAG TACATTCTGTTGCACGAAGACTACCAGTTGTATGTTTTACCCCGAGTGTTAGAATCAAAGAAGATGGCTAAGTCTGGACGGACTAAACAAAAGGAAGCTGATCTAGAATATAGTGTAGCAAAACAAGTTGAGAAAATGATCAG TGAGGTGCATGAGCAAGCATTGCAATTATGTGATACCATACACCGAGAAAGGAGAATATTGCTGAAGCAGGAAATAGGGCGgatggttttatttttcactgaTCAACCAAGTTTGCTGGCTCCAAACATTCAG ATGGTATTCTCTGCGTTGGCTTTGGCCCAATCTGAGGTTCTCTGGTATTTTCAACATGCTGGTATTGCATCCTCAAGATCCAAAGCTGCTCGAGTGATACCAGTAGACATA GATCCAAATGATCCTACCATTGGCTTCCTGCTCGATGGAATGGACCGTCTCTGCTGTTTAGTGCGCAAGTACATCTCAG CTGCTCGAGGTTATGCACTATCATACCTTTCTTCATCTGCTGGAAGGATTCGTTACTTGATGGGTACTCCTGGAATTGTGGCTCTGGACCTTGATCCTACCTTGAAAGGCCTTTTTCAGCGTATTGTGCAACATCTCGAAAGTATACCCAAGGCGCAGGGAGAAAATGTTTCTGCAATCACATGTGACCTATCT GATTTCCGGAAAGATTGGTTGTCCATTTTGATGATTGTCACTTCTTCTCGATCATCGATAAACATCAGGCATTTGGAAAAAGCCACTGTCTCTACTGGGAAGGAGGGCTTGCTATCGGAAGGAAATGCTGCATATAACTGGTCCAG ATGTGTTGATGAGTTAGAGTCTCAATTGTCAAAGCATGGAAGTCTGAAGAAATTATATTTCTACCATCAACACCTCACAACT GTTTTCAGAAATACAATGTTTGGACCAGAAGGACGTCCTCAGCATTGTTGTGCATGGCTCAGTGTGGCTAGTAGTTTCCCGGAATGTGCTTCACTAATAATTCCTGAGGAG GTTACCAAATTTGGGCGAGATGCTGTGCTTTACGTCGAGTCTCTTATTGAATCAATAATGGGGGGACTGGAGGGCCTAATTAATATTCTTGATTCAGAAGGCGGGTTTGGCGCTCTAGAATCTCAG cttcttccaGAACAAGCTGCAGCGTATCTGAATAATGCATCAAGAATTTCTGCTCCTTCAGTGAAATCCCCCAGGGTTGTAGGCGGGTTTACTTTGCCTGGCCATGAGAGCTATCCTGAGAATAATAAGTCTATAAAGAT GTTGGAAGCTGCAATTCAAAGGTTGACTAATTTGTGTTCAATTCTGAACGACATGGAGCCTATTTGTGTTATAAACCACGTATTTGTTCTAAGAGAG TACATGAGAGAATGCATCCTTGGGAACTTCAAGAGAAGATTTCTTACTGCTCTACAAACCGATAACGATCTCCAGCGGCCTTCTGTTTTGGAATCTCTTATCAGGCGGCATATGGGCATAGTTCACTTGGCAGAGCAGCACGTTAGCATGGACCTAACCCAAGGCATCAGAGAAATTTTACTCACAGAAGCCTTTTCAGGGCCTGTGTCATCTTTGCATACATTCGAAAAACCTGCTGAACAACAGCAAACCACTGGATCTGCAGTTGAAGTTGTATGCAACTGGTACATGGACAATATCATCAAGGATGTGTCTGGCGCAGGAATCCTCTTCGCTCCGAGGCACAAATACTTCAAAAGCACTAGACCAGTTGGAGGGTATTTTGCAGAGTCAGTCACCGACCTCAAGGAATTACAGGCGTTTGTTCGTATCTTCGGCGGCTATGGAGTTGACCGGCTGGATAGGATGATGAAAGTACATACAGCTGCCCTGGTAAACTGCATAGAAACTTCTCTGAGATCAAACCGGGAATTGATTGAAGCAGCTGCTGCAAGTATGCATTCTGGTGACAGAGTGGAGAGAGACGCATCTGTTAGGCAGATAGTTGATTTGGATACCGTAATAGGATTTTGTATTGAAGCTGGTCAAGCGTTGGCTTTTGATGACCTCCTCGCTGAAGCCTCTGGTGCTGTTCTTGAAGACAATGCATCCTTGATACACTCGATGATCTCTGGCATCGTTGAGCACATACCTGAAGaaatacctgaaaagaaagaaatcagaaGGATCAAAGGCGTGGCAAATGGTGTTGGCGTAGCAGGTGATCACGACTCTGAATGGGTTAGATTAATCCTAGAAGAGGTAGGAGGTGCAAATGACAACTCATGGAGTTTGTTACCTTACTTTTTTGCCTCTTTCATGACCTCAAACGCCTGGAACACTACTGGCTTCAACATCGAGACTGGCGGATTCAGCAACAATATTCATTGCTTGGCTCGGTGTATTAGTGCTGTCATCGCTGGAAGTGAGTACGTAAGGTTACAACGTGAATACCAGCAGCAGCATCAGTCCCTCTCGAATGGTCATCACTCTAGTGAAAATCTCGACTCAGAGTTTCCACCCCGTGTAACTGCTGAAGCAAGCATTAAATCCTCAATGTTACTCTTTGTAAAATTCGCTGCATCGATCGTGCTAGATTCATGGAGCGAAGCCAACAG atCGCATCTCGTGGCTAAGCTTATCTTCCTGGACCAACTCTGTGAGATCTCACCATACCTCCCTAGAAGCTCCCTCGAATCACATGTCCCGTACACCATCCTCAGGTCAATCTACACCCAATACTACTCCAACACACCTTCCACACCGCTCTCAACAGCATCCCCGTACCACTCCCCATCCGTATCGCTCATCCACGCTTCTCCCTCCATGAAAAACTCCACCACTCCCCAGCGTGGTAGTGGTAGCGGCAGTAGCTCTACAGCTGCCCCTGATTCAGGCTACTTCAAAGGctcatcatcttcactatACGGTCAGGAACACTACACCGAATCCGAAACTGGAAACTCAAGAAACAAtgagaacaacaacaacaacaaacaaaggGGAAGTTCTCGTCGTTCCGGACCATTGGATTACAGCTCGAGCCATAAAGGAGGGTCAGGATCAAACAGCACAGGTCCTAGTCCTCTTCCTAGGTTTGCTGTCTCAAGATCTGGTCCCATCTCATATAAACAGCATAACTAA
- the GRL gene encoding transcription activator (GNARLED (GRL); CONTAINS InterPro DOMAIN/s: Nck-associated protein 1 (InterPro:IPR019137); Has 2387 Blast hits to 741 proteins in 151 species: Archae - 0; Bacteria - 54; Metazoa - 569; Fungi - 142; Plants - 67; Viruses - 0; Other Eukaryotes - 1555 (source: NCBI BLink).) encodes MANSRQYYPSQDESMSPTSVRSREWEGPSRWTEYLGPEMAASVSSTRSSKQIDGHVGGSTKALNIQWVVQMIEVADGLMAKMYRLNQILEYPDPVGHVFSEAFWKAGVFPNHPRICTLLSKKFPEHFSKLQLERIDKFSLDSLHDGAELHLQSLEPWIQLLLDLMAFREQALRLILDLSSTVITLLPHQNSLILHAFMDLFCAFVRVNLFAEKIPRKMLLQVYNLLHALSRNDRDCDFYHRLVQFIDSYDPPLKGLQEDLNFVSPRIGEVLEAVGPSIFLSADTRKLRNEGFLSPYHPRFPDILTNSAHPMRAQDLANVTSYREWVLLGYLVCPDELLRVTSIDIALVVLKENLVVTLFRDEVSLYQMVCEKEFGIGISFASADSINLTMQYILLHEDYQLYVLPRVLESKKMAKSGRTKQKEADLEYSVAKQVEKMISEVHEQALQLCDTIHRERRILLKQEIGRMVLFFTDQPSLLAPNIQMVFSALALAQSEVLWYFQHAGIASSRSKAARVIPVDIDPNDPTIGFLLDGMDRLCCLVRKYISAARGYALSYLSSSAGRIRYLMGTPGIVALDLDPTLKGLFQRIVQHLESIPKAQGENVSAITCDLSDFRKDWLSILMIVTSSRSSINIRHLEKATVSTGKEGLLSEGNAAYNWSRCVDELESQLSKHGSLKKLYFYHQHLTTVFRNTMFGPEGRPQHCCAWLSVASSFPECASLIIPEEVTKFGRDAVLYVESLIESIMGGLEGLINILDSEGGFGALESQLLPEQAAAYLNNASRISAPSVKSPRVVGGFTLPGHESYPENNKSIKMLEAAIQRLTNLCSILNDMEPICVINHVFVLREYMRECILGNFKRRFLTALQTDNDLQRPSVLESLIRRHMGIVHLAEQHVSMDLTQGIREILLTEAFSGPVSSLHTFEKPAEQQQTTGSAVEVVCNWYMDNIIKDVSGAGILFAPRHKYFKSTRPVGGYFAESVTDLKELQAFVRIFGGYGVDRLDRMMKVHTAALVNCIETSLRSNRELIEAAAASMHSGDRVERDASVRQIVDLDTVIGFCIEAGQALAFDDLLAEASGAVLEDNASLIHSMISGIVEHIPEEIPEKKEIRRIKGVANGVGVAGDHDSEWVRLILEEVGGANDNSWSLLPYFFASFMTSNAWNTTGFNIETGGFSNNIHCLARCISAVIAGSEYVRLQREYQQQHQSLSNGHHSSENLDSEFPPRVTAEASIKSSMLLFVKFAASIVLDSWSEANRSHLVAKLIFLDQLCEISPYLPRSSLESHVPYTILRSIYTQYYSNTPSTPLSTASPYHSPSVSLIHASPSMKNSTTPQRGSGSGSSSTAAPDSGYFKGSSSSLYGQEHYTESETGNSRNNENNNNNKQRGSSRRSGPLDYSSSHKGGSGSNSTGPSPLPRFAVSRSGPISYKQHN; translated from the exons ATTGATAAGTTTTCACTGGATAGCTTGCATGATGGTGCTGAACTTCACTTACAGAGCTTAGAGCCATGGATACAG CTGCTGCTCGACTTGATGGCATTTCGAGAACAGGCACTGCGGCTTATATTGGACCTAAGCAGCACTGTAATTACCTTGCTG CCTCATCAGAACTCACTTATTCTGCATGCATTCATGGATCTCTTTTGTGCATTTGTCCGAGTCAATCTCTTCGCAGAGAAG ATTCCTAGGAAAATGTTGTTGCAAGTCTACAACCTTCTGCATGCGCTATCAAGAAATGATCGAGACTGTGACTTTTATCACCG CTTGGTGCAATTCATAGACTCTTATGATCCCCCATTGAAAGGCTTACAAgaagatttgaattttgtcAGCCCAAGGATTGGAGAg GTCCTGGAGGCTGTAGGACCCAGTATTTTTCTATCTGCAGATACGAGGAAGTTGAGAAATGAGGGATTTTTAAGCCCATATCATCCTAGATTCCCAGATATACTTACAAATTCTGCTCATCCCATG AGAGCGCAAGATCTTGCAAATGTTACTTCGTACCGAGAGTGGGTGCTTCTTGGATATCTCGTTTGCCCCGACGAGCTTCTTCGTGTTACTAGCATTGATATCGCCCTG GTCGTGCTAAAGGAAAACTTAGTCGTGACGTTATTCCGGGATGAGGTGAGTTTATATCAAATGGTCTGCGAAAAAGAGTTTGGTATTGGAATTAGTTTTGCATCAGCTGACTCTATTAATCTAACTATGCAGTACATTCTGTTGCACGAAGACTACCAGTTGTATGTTTTACCCCGAGTGTTAGAATCAAAGAAGATGGCTAAGTCTGGACGGACTAAACAAAAGGAAGCTGATCTAGAATATAGTGTAGCAAAACAAGTTGAGAAAATGATCAG TGAGGTGCATGAGCAAGCATTGCAATTATGTGATACCATACACCGAGAAAGGAGAATATTGCTGAAGCAGGAAATAGGGCGgatggttttatttttcactgaTCAACCAAGTTTGCTGGCTCCAAACATTCAG ATGGTATTCTCTGCGTTGGCTTTGGCCCAATCTGAGGTTCTCTGGTATTTTCAACATGCTGGTATTGCATCCTCAAGATCCAAAGCTGCTCGAGTGATACCAGTAGACATA GATCCAAATGATCCTACCATTGGCTTCCTGCTCGATGGAATGGACCGTCTCTGCTGTTTAGTGCGCAAGTACATCTCAG CTGCTCGAGGTTATGCACTATCATACCTTTCTTCATCTGCTGGAAGGATTCGTTACTTGATGGGTACTCCTGGAATTGTGGCTCTGGACCTTGATCCTACCTTGAAAGGCCTTTTTCAGCGTATTGTGCAACATCTCGAAAGTATACCCAAGGCGCAGGGAGAAAATGTTTCTGCAATCACATGTGACCTATCT GATTTCCGGAAAGATTGGTTGTCCATTTTGATGATTGTCACTTCTTCTCGATCATCGATAAACATCAGGCATTTGGAAAAAGCCACTGTCTCTACTGGGAAGGAGGGCTTGCTATCGGAAGGAAATGCTGCATATAACTGGTCCAG ATGTGTTGATGAGTTAGAGTCTCAATTGTCAAAGCATGGAAGTCTGAAGAAATTATATTTCTACCATCAACACCTCACAACT GTTTTCAGAAATACAATGTTTGGACCAGAAGGACGTCCTCAGCATTGTTGTGCATGGCTCAGTGTGGCTAGTAGTTTCCCGGAATGTGCTTCACTAATAATTCCTGAGGAG GTTACCAAATTTGGGCGAGATGCTGTGCTTTACGTCGAGTCTCTTATTGAATCAATAATGGGGGGACTGGAGGGCCTAATTAATATTCTTGATTCAGAAGGCGGGTTTGGCGCTCTAGAATCTCAG cttcttccaGAACAAGCTGCAGCGTATCTGAATAATGCATCAAGAATTTCTGCTCCTTCAGTGAAATCCCCCAGGGTTGTAGGCGGGTTTACTTTGCCTGGCCATGAGAGCTATCCTGAGAATAATAAGTCTATAAAGAT GTTGGAAGCTGCAATTCAAAGGTTGACTAATTTGTGTTCAATTCTGAACGACATGGAGCCTATTTGTGTTATAAACCACGTATTTGTTCTAAGAGAG TACATGAGAGAATGCATCCTTGGGAACTTCAAGAGAAGATTTCTTACTGCTCTACAAACCGATAACGATCTCCAGCGGCCTTCTGTTTTGGAATCTCTTATCAGGCGGCATATGGGCATAGTTCACTTGGCAGAGCAGCACGTTAGCATGGACCTAACCCAAGGCATCAGAGAAATTTTACTCACAGAAGCCTTTTCAGGGCCTGTGTCATCTTTGCATACATTCGAAAAACCTGCTGAACAACAGCAAACCACTGGATCTGCAGTTGAAGTTGTATGCAACTGGTACATGGACAATATCATCAAGGATGTGTCTGGCGCAGGAATCCTCTTCGCTCCGAGGCACAAATACTTCAAAAGCACTAGACCAGTTGGAGGGTATTTTGCAGAGTCAGTCACCGACCTCAAGGAATTACAGGCGTTTGTTCGTATCTTCGGCGGCTATGGAGTTGACCGGCTGGATAGGATGATGAAAGTACATACAGCTGCCCTGGTAAACTGCATAGAAACTTCTCTGAGATCAAACCGGGAATTGATTGAAGCAGCTGCTGCAAGTATGCATTCTGGTGACAGAGTGGAGAGAGACGCATCTGTTAGGCAGATAGTTGATTTGGATACCGTAATAGGATTTTGTATTGAAGCTGGTCAAGCGTTGGCTTTTGATGACCTCCTCGCTGAAGCCTCTGGTGCTGTTCTTGAAGACAATGCATCCTTGATACACTCGATGATCTCTGGCATCGTTGAGCACATACCTGAAGaaatacctgaaaagaaagaaatcagaaGGATCAAAGGCGTGGCAAATGGTGTTGGCGTAGCAGGTGATCACGACTCTGAATGGGTTAGATTAATCCTAGAAGAGGTAGGAGGTGCAAATGACAACTCATGGAGTTTGTTACCTTACTTTTTTGCCTCTTTCATGACCTCAAACGCCTGGAACACTACTGGCTTCAACATCGAGACTGGCGGATTCAGCAACAATATTCATTGCTTGGCTCGGTGTATTAGTGCTGTCATCGCTGGAAGTGAGTACGTAAGGTTACAACGTGAATACCAGCAGCAGCATCAGTCCCTCTCGAATGGTCATCACTCTAGTGAAAATCTCGACTCAGAGTTTCCACCCCGTGTAACTGCTGAAGCAAGCATTAAATCCTCAATGTTACTCTTTGTAAAATTCGCTGCATCGATCGTGCTAGATTCATGGAGCGAAGCCAACAG atCGCATCTCGTGGCTAAGCTTATCTTCCTGGACCAACTCTGTGAGATCTCACCATACCTCCCTAGAAGCTCCCTCGAATCACATGTCCCGTACACCATCCTCAGGTCAATCTACACCCAATACTACTCCAACACACCTTCCACACCGCTCTCAACAGCATCCCCGTACCACTCCCCATCCGTATCGCTCATCCACGCTTCTCCCTCCATGAAAAACTCCACCACTCCCCAGCGTGGTAGTGGTAGCGGCAGTAGCTCTACAGCTGCCCCTGATTCAGGCTACTTCAAAGGctcatcatcttcactatACGGTCAGGAACACTACACCGAATCCGAAACTGGAAACTCAAGAAACAAtgagaacaacaacaacaacaaacaaaggGGAAGTTCTCGTCGTTCCGGACCATTGGATTACAGCTCGAGCCATAAAGGAGGGTCAGGATCAAACAGCACAGGTCCTAGTCCTCTTCCTAGGTTTGCTGTCTCAAGATCTGGTCCCATCTCATATAAACAGCATAACTAA